A single Borrelia hispanica CRI DNA region contains:
- a CDS encoding tape measure protein produces ALIENTRRMGDNFKNLASAVKVVGSNSTKSFKSVGSTLKRVGKNLFNVKNMANAAADALERMVNTIGPIVLIVKTLQMAGNAVNNVFTGAMESLESFNNEVSVFSQMLNNDSLGKALADDMNAFGEQTTFTSEAISSAAQTMLSYGASASEVSQRMRMFGEAAGNSSEGLTKLAEIYSKVEASNRIAVEDLEALRSVGVDITDILAKEAGVASDELLELASKGRVGFDELSGALKKATAEGGKFYGNTARGAKNLSEAQLQTSKLSSKLFLELGKAFEPLMIGFEKTKQWLMIGILVPITKATASVITFTKKLTDFVGYVSTKFVEGFKFAIQSVVNIFVKIKNSVVDVFDQIKEFANYVATKFVEKFKAGFEPIISLFQTLKKWSQSVWDTLYEALSMVKGKDKKIVETVASSEPAPDLVKDNSNSEKRKIEAEKRRIDNLNKQMIAEYETLQQQIFKMQRAVFLKPLHEQEKATRDLQSIVNAKNKEFIGKYGKNFDILIQQNQQTLANIEKQVNDFAQSNHHFVNQHKDLQAEIARLNQEVLMLPYEEQESKMKELANVINVKQQEFVNNYSESFHSLNDANKQLFIALKKGVDEFEKTANDRSFVEAHKALQEKVTSMQFEVFMRPLKEREKATAEMQVKINKLYSDFVESHKKEFKMLNEANRNTLLQLADQVKETAKGVSLNLNEMLNKVLSATKQVVNKDLGKQIILDLESDIERLFDTLIRSFFELSKNIVSSLPFGDAIVSVVEFAEGIFQGFAEGAVKKIEKKRDEDLKELAKQSEVKLLNLEKVFDREIEMRKEKLNELDAQYNKEIAFLKQAQSKGQISGEEFQKRISKVESEYQFQRQQHSEAVTKAEDSKKLESERLRKLEVLEGERIKAEAEVEKVKSSLFYWNKANDVRHAQNLLDEILKRMSKVKSAGSIEEIKLARSGAMFKTTRPTFIPGAGLMTSEFGQNELVRVTPAPIDQNLRNFEARIIAEEINRIQKSEGSNKGHVIVNNYNFHGDVLDADKLVRMLKEKEHAIGFRMSE; encoded by the coding sequence GTCTTTAGAATCATTTAACAATGAAGTTAGTGTTTTTTCACAGATGCTAAATAACGATAGTCTTGGAAAAGCTTTAGCCGATGATATGAATGCTTTTGGGGAACAAACCACATTTACTAGTGAAGCTATAAGTAGTGCTGCTCAAACCATGTTATCTTATGGAGCTTCTGCTTCTGAAGTTAGTCAACGTATGCGTATGTTTGGGGAGGCTGCGGGGAATAGTAGTGAAGGACTTACAAAGTTGGCAGAGATCTATTCTAAAGTAGAGGCTAGTAATAGGATTGCCGTAGAAGATCTTGAAGCTCTTCGTAGTGTTGGAGTTGACATTACGGATATTTTGGCAAAAGAAGCTGGAGTAGCAAGTGACGAATTATTAGAATTGGCAAGTAAAGGTCGAGTTGGTTTCGATGAATTAAGTGGTGCTTTGAAGAAGGCTACAGCTGAAGGTGGTAAGTTTTACGGCAATACTGCTCGTGGAGCAAAGAATTTGTCAGAAGCTCAGCTTCAAACTTCTAAATTAAGTAGTAAATTATTTCTTGAGCTTGGAAAAGCATTTGAACCTTTGATGATTGGTTTTGAAAAAACGAAACAATGGTTAATGATTGGAATTTTAGTTCCCATAACAAAAGCAACTGCTTCGGTAATTACTTTTACTAAGAAATTGACAGATTTTGTAGGTTATGTTTCTACCAAGTTTGTTGAGGGATTCAAGTTTGCAATTCAATCAGTTGTCAATATTTTTGTAAAGATCAAAAATTCTGTAGTCGATGTATTTGATCAAATAAAAGAGTTTGCAAACTATGTTGCTACTAAATTTGTTGAAAAATTTAAGGCTGGATTCGAACCGATTATCTCTCTTTTTCAAACTTTGAAAAAATGGTCACAAAGTGTTTGGGATACATTGTATGAAGCATTGAGTATGGTTAAAGGTAAAGATAAGAAGATTGTAGAGACAGTTGCATCATCAGAGCCTGCTCCTGATTTGGTGAAGGATAATAGTAATTCAGAAAAACGAAAAATAGAGGCCGAAAAAAGAAGAATAGATAATCTCAATAAGCAGATGATTGCAGAATATGAGACTTTGCAACAACAAATTTTCAAAATGCAAAGAGCAGTATTTCTTAAGCCTTTGCATGAACAAGAAAAGGCTACTCGTGATTTACAGTCTATAGTAAATGCAAAAAATAAGGAATTTATTGGTAAGTATGGCAAAAATTTTGATATTTTGATTCAACAAAATCAGCAAACTCTTGCTAATATTGAGAAACAGGTTAATGATTTTGCTCAATCTAATCATCATTTTGTGAATCAACATAAAGACTTACAAGCAGAAATAGCAAGACTGAATCAAGAAGTTTTGATGCTTCCATATGAAGAACAAGAAAGTAAAATGAAGGAACTTGCTAATGTTATTAATGTGAAGCAGCAAGAATTTGTTAATAATTATTCAGAAAGTTTTCATTCTCTTAATGATGCTAATAAGCAACTGTTTATTGCCCTTAAAAAGGGAGTAGATGAATTTGAAAAAACAGCAAATGATAGATCTTTTGTAGAAGCACACAAAGCTTTACAAGAAAAGGTTACGTCAATGCAGTTTGAAGTATTTATGCGTCCTTTAAAAGAAAGAGAAAAAGCTACTGCTGAGATGCAGGTTAAGATTAATAAGCTTTATAGTGATTTTGTAGAATCACATAAGAAAGAATTTAAAATGCTTAATGAAGCAAACAGGAATACTTTACTTCAACTTGCAGATCAAGTCAAAGAAACAGCTAAAGGTGTGAGTTTGAATTTAAATGAGATGTTAAATAAGGTTTTATCTGCTACAAAGCAAGTTGTTAATAAAGATTTAGGGAAACAAATAATACTTGATCTAGAATCTGATATAGAGAGGCTATTCGATACTCTAATAAGATCATTTTTTGAATTATCAAAAAATATAGTGTCATCTTTGCCTTTTGGAGACGCTATAGTATCTGTTGTAGAATTTGCCGAAGGAATTTTTCAAGGTTTTGCAGAAGGTGCAGTCAAAAAGATTGAAAAAAAGCGTGATGAGGATTTAAAAGAATTAGCTAAACAAAGTGAAGTTAAACTTCTTAATCTTGAGAAAGTATTTGATCGTGAAATTGAGATGCGAAAAGAGAAGCTGAATGAGCTTGATGCTCAGTATAATAAGGAGATCGCGTTCTTAAAACAGGCTCAAAGTAAAGGACAAATATCTGGAGAGGAGTTTCAAAAGAGAATTTCAAAAGTAGAAAGTGAGTATCAATTTCAAAGACAACAGCATAGTGAAGCAGTTACTAAGGCAGAAGATTCTAAAAAGCTTGAATCGGAGCGTTTACGTAAACTTGAGGTTTTAGAAGGAGAACGAATTAAGGCAGAGGCAGAAGTTGAAAAAGTAAAGTCAAGTTTGTTTTATTGGAACAAAGCTAATGATGTGCGTCATGCTCAAAATTTATTGGACGAAATATTGAAAAGAATGTCAAAAGTAAAATCAGCAGGATCTATAGAAGAAATAAAGCTTGCCCGCAGTGGGGCTATGTTTAAGACGACAAGGCCAACATTTATTCCTGGTGCAGGACTCATGACTAGTGAATTTGGTCAAAATGAGCTTGTAAGAGTAACACCAGCACCAATTGATCAAAATTTGAGAAATTTTGAAGCAAGAATCATCGCAGAAGAGATTAACAGAATACAAAAAAGTGAAGGAAGTAATAAGGGACACGTAATTGTCAATAATTATAATTTTCATGGGGATGTTTTGGATGCCGACAAACTTGTTCGGATGTTGAAAGAGAAGGAACATGCAATTGGTTTTAGAATGTCGGAATAG